A single genomic interval of Oryza sativa Japonica Group chromosome 7, ASM3414082v1 harbors:
- the LOC4343501 gene encoding cysteine-rich receptor-like protein kinase 10 precursor, producing MSMACYYLAAAAAGLALLLLHAPLTDAQTLVPLCGDSGNYTEHGTYHANIQYLATSLPSYASSSPSLFASGSSGTVPDAIYALALCRGDTNSSSCATCVAAAIQSAQELCPLVKTVIVYDDTCILRFANDAFPISPTSNSQGMVVAWKAQNVSAAVAPAFEAAVVRLINTTADYAATDSVRRFGTGEEAFDETTFPKIYSLAQCTPDMAATACRSCLEDIVGRMVSGNLIGRMGGRVLGVRCNLWFEVYPFFSGRSLLQLPGPSPSPAPPVTAAGERSKNKRSAILAISMPTIALVLATIAAWFCSTSWRRRRLARKTLRPKSSEDEMQSFASLVLDLQTLRTATDNFSEHKRLGEGGFGVVYKGDLPEGQEIAVKRLAQTSRQGIEELKTELLLVAKLNHNNLVRLIGVCLEENEKILAYEYMPNRSLDTILFDAERIKELDWGQRFKIINGIARGLQYLHEDSQLKIVHRDLKASNVLLDSAYNPKISDFGLAKIFERDQSQVITHRIAGTYGYMSPEYAMRGQYSMKLDVYSFGVLVLEIITGRRNFGSYGSDHVVDLIYVTWEHWTSDKAIELIDPSLGNHYPVDKVLKCIHIGLLCVQPKPADRPLMSAVNAMLSSTGTVRLPCLSRPSFWVQEIGATAS from the exons ATGTCCATGGCCTGCTACtacctcgccgccgcagccgccggcctCGCCTTGCTGCTGCTCCACGCGCCCCTCACCGATGCGCAGACGCTGGTGCCTTTGTGTGGTGACAGCGGCAACTACACGGAGCACGGCACGTATCACGCAAACATACAGTACTTAGCCACCTCCCTGCCATCgtacgcctcctcctccccctccctcttcgCCTCCGGCTCCTCGGGCACAGTTCCCGATGCCATCTACGCCCTCGCGCTCTGTCGTGGCGATACCAACTCTTCCTCCTGCGCTACCTGCGTTGCCGCGGCCATTCAGAGCGCCCAGGAACTCTGCCCGCTCGTCAAGACCGTAATCGTCTACGACGACACCTGCATCCTCCGCTTCGCCAACGACGCCTTCCCGATCAGCCCTACCTCCAATAGCCAAGGGATGGTCGTTGCTTGGAAAGCCCAAAATGTCAGCGCGGCAGTGGCTCCGGCTTTTGAGGCCGCCGTCGTCCGACTCATCAACACCACCGCCGACTACGCAGCAACGGACTCCGTCAGGCGGTTCGGCACGGGGGAGGAGGCGTTCGACGAGACAACTTTTCCCAAGATCTACTCGCTGGCGCAGTGCACGCCAGACATGGCGGCGACTGCTTGCCGGAGCTGCCTCGAGGATATAGTTGGGAGGATGGTATCTGGGAATTTGATTGGGAGGATGGGAGGGCGAGTTTTGGGCGTGCGATGCAACTTATGGTTTGAGGTATACCCTTTCTTCTCTGGCCGCTCTCTGTTGCAACTCCCGGGGCCGTCGCCTTCACCGGCGCCACCGGTGACCGCAGCCGGAG AAAGATCGAAAAACAAGAGAAGTGCAATACTAGCCATTTCAATGCCTACAATTGCTCTAGTATTAGCTACTATTGCAGCATGGTTCTGTTCGACGAgttggaggaggcggagactAGCAAGAAAAACATTACGACCAA AGTCTAGCGAAGATGAGATGCAGAGTTTTGCTTCACTCGTTCTTGATCTACAAACACTACGAACTGCTACAGATAACTTTTCTGAACACAAAAGGCTTGGTGAAGGTGGCTTCGGTGTAGTTTACAAG GGAGATCTACCAGAAGGTCAGGAAATAGCGGTGAAAAGGCTCGCACAGACTTCCAGACAAGGAATTGAAGAGCTGAAAACTGAACTACTTTTGGTTGCTAAGCTGAACCACAACAATCTTGTCAGGCTTATTGGCGTTTGCTtagaagaaaatgagaaaatacTTGCATATGAATATATGCCCAATAGAAGCCTCGATACCATTCTTTTTG ATGCAGAGAGAATCAAAGAGCTTGATTGGGGCCAGAGGTTCAAGATCATAAATGGCATAGCTAGAGGATTGCAATATCTTCACGAAGATTCTCAACTGAAGATAGTTCATCGTGACCTCAAAGCAAGCAATGTTCTCTTGGATTCTGCTTATAATCCTAAGATTTCTGACTTTGGTCTAGCTAAGATATTCGAAAGGGATCAATCACAAGTTATCACTCACCGTATCGCTGGGACTTA TGGATACATGTCTCCAGAGTATGCGATGCGCGGACAATATTCAATGAAGTTAGACGTGTATAGTTTCGGTGTCCTGGTTTTAGAGATCATCACAGGAAGAAGAAACTTTGGCTCCTACGGTTCTGACCATGTGGTTGATCTCATATATGTT ACATGGGAGCACTGGACTAGCGATAAAGCCATCGAGTTGATCGATCCATCATTGGGAAACCACTATCCAGTTGATAAGGTGCTGAAGTGCATCCACATTGGGCTACTCTGTGTTCAACCGAAACCTGCTGATAGGCCATTGATGTCAGCTGTTAATGCCATGCTTAGTAGTACTGGTACAGTCCGTCTCCCATGCTTGTCCAGGCCTTCATTTTGGGTCCAGGAGATTGGTGCTACTGCTAGCTAA